A genomic window from Tolypothrix sp. PCC 7910 includes:
- a CDS encoding DUF2382 domain-containing protein encodes MPLYRLEDFEPDYKEIFGGEDVKVLDLYTESGVRVGSVDDALVDQDGRFRYLVINTRLDAVDKKILLPIGLSRINYDQKRVYVDGLSKEQVARLPEYRDSLVVDPEYEENVRSAYRSPNSQFTYDRDSYNYQEPDLYDLNERDHQTFKLYEERLIANKNRVKAGEVTVGKRIETETAQVSVPIQKERIVIERVTPTAADAVVDARESQFQEGEVARIEVYEETPEIRKETFVREEVRVKKVVDNDTVEAEGTIRREELDIDTSGNLNVNETAPARDQLI; translated from the coding sequence ATGCCTCTCTACAGACTTGAAGATTTTGAACCCGATTATAAAGAAATTTTTGGTGGTGAAGACGTTAAAGTCTTGGATCTATACACTGAAAGCGGAGTAAGAGTTGGTTCAGTTGATGATGCTTTAGTTGACCAAGATGGTCGTTTCCGCTATTTAGTGATTAATACACGTTTAGATGCTGTTGATAAAAAGATATTACTACCAATAGGGCTGTCTCGGATTAATTACGATCAAAAACGTGTTTATGTTGATGGATTGAGTAAAGAACAAGTAGCAAGATTACCTGAATATAGAGATAGCTTAGTCGTTGATCCCGAATATGAAGAGAATGTTCGCAGTGCTTATCGCTCACCCAATAGCCAATTCACTTACGACCGAGACAGCTATAATTACCAAGAACCTGATTTATACGATTTGAATGAGCGAGATCATCAAACTTTCAAACTGTATGAAGAAAGATTGATTGCTAACAAAAATCGGGTTAAAGCTGGAGAAGTAACAGTTGGAAAGCGTATTGAAACAGAAACTGCACAAGTTTCTGTACCTATCCAAAAAGAGCGTATTGTCATTGAAAGAGTTACTCCAACAGCAGCAGACGCTGTAGTTGATGCGAGAGAATCACAGTTCCAAGAAGGAGAAGTAGCACGCATAGAAGTTTACGAAGAAACCCCTGAAATTCGTAAAGAAACTTTTGTGCGTGAAGAAGTTAGGGTTAAAAAAGTAGTTGATAACGATACCGTGGAAGCAGAAGGCACAATTCGTCGTGAAGAGTTAGATATTGATACTTCCGGTAATTTGAATGTGAATGAAACTGCTCCTGCTAGAGATCAGTTAATTTAA